The Halobaculum magnesiiphilum genome contains the following window.
GCCGGCGAGGGCGAGGAAGTCGCCGCGTAATCGCGACAACCCCGCCGTCGCGACCGGTTCTTACAGCAGTTCTCCGACGAACAGCAGCGTGAACCCCAGCGAGACCAGCAGGCCGCCGACCCGGCCGAGGTTCGTGTGTTCGGTGACCTCGGCGGGCGCGATGTCGACATCGTAGCTGTCCCACTCCTCCTCGTAGGTGACGTACGAGGGGACCTGAAAGAACTCCAGGGCGACGAGGGCGCCCCCGACGGCGCCCAGCGCGGCCCCGGCGAGCGTGACCCCCTCGGCGACGGTGACCATACCGGGTATCCGCAATCGTCGACGCAAAAACGCACCGAAGGCCGCCGGGTCGACCGCCGACGTGGACGAGTCGAACTCCGGCGTCGACGCGGCGAGGGTTGAAATACGAACGCGCGGCCAACGCGTCCCAGTGGCACGCAGCATCGCGGCCGTCGTGTTCGCGCTCCTCCTCCTCGGAGCGACAGCCTCGGCGACGGCGACAGCGGCGGCGGCAGCGCCGGCACCGACGACGGCGACGCCGACGCCCCCATCGCCATCGCCACCGGCGGCGGTCGCGACCGCACCGAAATCACCGGCGGCGAGTACGGGGGAGCCGACCGCCCCTCGGATCGTCGGCCTCCTCCCGAACCCCGTCGCCGACGACGACGCCGGCGAGTACGTATACCTGCGGCTGCCGGCCGGGAACTGGAGCCTCGACGACGGCGAGGACGTAGTCACGATCCGGCAACGACAACCAGGGACGGTCGTCGTGACCGCCGATCCCGGAGCGTTGGTCGATACGCCCGACGGATGCGTCGTCGCCCGCGGGCTCGCGCTGTCGAACACGGGCGAGCGCGTCGTGCTCCGGCGGGGCGGAGCGAACGGGACGGTCGTCGACGCCGTCGAGTACGGTCGCGCGCCCGAGGGCGAACGCTGGGCGCGCGGTGGGGACCCTCGATGGCGACCGGTCGGGTTCGACCCCAGGGAGCCGGTTTCGCTGGGGGCCGCGAACGCGACGGCGTTCGTGCTTCCCGACGCCCCCGGAGAGGCAGTCGTACCCATTCGAGCGGCGGACGACCGCGTCCTGCTCGCGGGGTACACCTTCGCCTCCGAGCGCGTCGCCGACGAGTTGATCGCCGCACACGAACGCGGTGTCTCGGTCCGAGTGCTCCTCGAGGGGGGACCCGTCGGCGGGATCTCCACGCGTCAGGCCGAGCTCCTCGACGCGCTCGTCGCCGCGGGCGTCGAGGTTCGCGTGGTGTCGGGAACTCGCGCCAGGTTCCGGTATCACCACGCGAAGTACGCCGTCGCCGACGACGCGGCGGTCGTCCTCACGGAGAACTGGAAGCCGAGCGGGACGGGCGGCGGCGACAGCCGCGGGTGGGGCGTCACGCTCCGGTCGCCGCGGGTGGCCGACGCGCTCGCCGACCTCTTCCGCGCGGACGCCGGATGGCGCGACGCCGTCCCCTGGGAGCGGTACCGCGCGGGCAGGTCATTCGAACCCGTCGAGGCGGCGACCGGCTCGTATCCCACCAGGCACGCGCCGGCGGACGTACGGGCTGAACACGTCCGGCTGCTGACCGCGCCCGGAAACGCGGAGTCGGCGGTCGTCGCAACGATCGACGACGCGGTCGCCAGGGTCGACGTTCTCCAGCCCACTGTCGACGACGGCTCGCTGCTCGCGTCGCTTCGCCGCGCGGCCGAGCGCGGCGTCCGCGTGCGGCTGCTGCTGTCGAACGCGTGGTACGTCGCCGAGCGGAACGCCGCGCTGGTAGCCGACCTGAACCGTTGGGCCGACGCCGCGGACGTTCCGTTCAAGGCGCGCGTCGCGGAGCCGTCCGGTCGCTACGGGAAAGTCCACGCGAAGGGCGTCGTCGCCGACGACACCGCGCTCGTGGGGTCGCTCAACTGGAACCCGACGAGCGCCCGCGAGAACCGCGAGGTTGTCGTCGCGCTGGAGGGCGAGGCGATCGCGGGCTACTACCGCGAGAGCTTCGAGGCCGACTGGCGCGCCGGCGGCGGGAGGTGGGACGATCTGCCGCCCGCCGTCGCGGTCGCGGCGGTCGGAGCGGTCGCCGGCGCGGCGCTGTTCGTCAGGCGACGGCTGACGTTCGACGACTCGGCGGAAAACGATGGAATCGATCGACCGGGGCCGATCGGGTGAGCCATCCGTTTCATCTGATGAGCGTGCCGTTCCGTCGGGGGGAGCCTTCGGTCCGGCCCCGTCAGTCGTCGAGCTCGACCGTCGTCGACAGCTCCTCGTCCAGCTCGGCGTCGGCCATCTTGTCGACGAGCGCGTCGATCACGTCCTCGCGGCGACCCTCGACGAACTTGATCGAGCCGACGACGAGGTGGCCGCCGCCGGAGACGCCCCCGCCGACGACCTCCTCGTTGAGCTCGGTCACCATCTGTGGGATGTCGAGGCGGACGCCGTCACTCCGGAGGACGGCGAAGTCCGGTCCGTAGCCGATCGTGATGACGGGTTCGCCCGTCGCGCGCACCTTCCGGTCGTGGAGTTCGCCGGTGGTCTTGCCGGGCGCGGGGTAGGTGAACCGCTTGGCGAAGTTCTCCAGGTCGATGCGGTAGAGGTGGGCGTCGGAGTCGAGCCGTTCGTGTTCGACGTGCGGCTCGACGGCGTCGAGCTGCTCCTCCACGTCGCGCTCGGCGCGCGTCGAGAGGAACTCGACGAGGTCGCGGTGGCGGTCGGCGTCGTCGCTGCCGACGTCGAGCACGTCGCTCACGAGCGTCTTGCCCTCGCTGTAGCGCAGCCAGTGGGCGGCGTAGTCGAGCGCCTCGCCGATGTCCTCGATGTCCTCGCGGTCGTAGCCGGCCGCGTCCGCCAGGTCGACGAACTCGTCCATCACCTCGGCCTTCGAGCGGTCCGACAGCCCCGCGACCGCGGGGACGTGTCGGAGCTCGTCGGTGACGCTCGGGTCGATGAGGCGCGCGAGCTCGACGCACATCATGCCCGTCGTGATGCGGTAGTCCTCGTCGTGGAGGTAGGGGTTGACGTGCGCGTCGAGCAGGTCGTTCACCGCCTCGGGATCCGGGTGGTGGTGGTCGACGACGGCGATGGGCACGTCGTAGTGGGCGAGGTTCTTGTAGGCGGGCACGTCCTCCTCGGTCGACCCGTTGTCGAGCATCAGGAGGAACGGGAGCTTCTGACCGTGGCGGGCGCGACCCTCCAGCGCGAAGTTGAGGTCGCGGGTCACGTCCTCCATCTCGTAGAAGGGCGCCTTGCTCGGGAGGCGCTTGAGGGTGTGGCGCGCGGCGTCGTCGCCCTCGTGGACCTCCTCGATGAAGTTCTCAAGCGCGAGTTGGACCGGGATGGCCGCACACATGCCGTCGCCGTCGGCGTGATGGCGGATGCGGATCGGGCGCCCCTCCAGCACCGTGCGCCGGAGCGTGCGCGCGAGGTCCTCCAGCTCGGGGCGGAGCTTCTCGAACGCCGGCCAGTCGACGAGCGGGTCGACCGACTCGGGCTCGGCACGCTCGCGCATCGCTTCGTCGAGGCGCTCGCGGGCGGCCGCGGCCGTCTCGCCGTCGAGCACGGCGATGTCGTCGACCTCGAGCTGGGTGGTTCCCTCGTGGGTCTCGACGGAGCCGGACACGCGGACGACGTCGCCGATCTCGACCTCGGGGTAGGCGCGGACGCCGGCCTCCTCGAAGGCGGCCGCCGCCATCACGCCGGTCTCGTCGGCGACGTGGAAGATGGTCGGGCCCCCGGTCTGTTTGATCTGGGAGATCTCCCCCTCGACGGTGACGGCGTCGCCGACGGTCGCGTCGGCGATCGCGACGATCTCCGGCTCGTGTTCGACGGCCAGGACGTTCGCGTCCGCGAGGTCGACGTCTGCGAGGTCGAACGACACGTCGCCGTTCTCCTTCAGTTCCTCGAGGACGACGACCAACTCGTCGCCCACGGCGAACGTGTCGCCGTCGAGGTTCGACTCGTGCAGCAGTCCCGATACCTCATCGGAGACGTCGACGAAGACGCCGTAGTCGACCACGCCGTTGACCTCCGCGCGGTAGCGCGCGCCGACGTCCACGTCGGCCAGCGTGCAGGCGGGATCGAGCTCGTAGACCACGGGGCGGGAATCCCCCTCCCCGTTCTCGCCGGGTTCCCCGGCGGCGGAATCACTCATATCGGGTGGTGGGTGACGGCGGGTGTTAAGGGTTGTAGTATCGCTTCAGGGGTGTGCTGGAGCCACACCCCACGGAGTCGTCGGGTCCGAAGCGGGGCCATCGACACCCTTAGTTGGCGCCCGGTCGGAGATCCGCCAATGCGACTGTTCCGGTCGAGCGAGCTGCTCGGCATCGCGGCCGAGACCCTCACGTTCGCGCTGGAGGCGTCCCGGGACACCCACCCGAACGAGTACATGGGCTTTCTCCGGGCGACCGACGCGCGCGATCTCGGCCTCGACCGGAAGGGACAGGTGATCACCGACGTGCTCGTCATTCCCGGCACCACGTCGACGCCGGAGTCGGCGACCGTCCGCGAGCACATGAAACCCAACTCCTCGCGGGCGGTCGGCTCGATCCACTCCCACCCCAACGGCGTCCTCCGGCCCTCCGACGCCGATCTGGCGACGTTCCACGCCGGCGAGGTCCACGTCATCCTCGGCGCCCCGTACGAGCGCGACTGCTGGCGGGCGTTCGACTCCGACGGCGACCCCCGCGATCTGGACGTGATCGACGTGGCGCTGCCCGAGGACGAGGCGTTCTTCGACTTCGACCAGACCGATATCGACGCGGAGCTGTACGATGAGTGAGGGACCCGACGGAGGGCGACGCGAGGACGGAAGCGATGCCGACGGCGACGATGGCCCCCGGATCGCGCTCGCGCAGGGCACCTTCGACATCCTCCACCCCGGTCACCTCCACTACCTGGAGGACGCAGCCGCCCGCGGCGACGAACTCCACGTCATCGTCGCCCGGCGCGACAACGTGACGCACAAGCCCAAGCCCGTGTGCCCGGACCGACAGCGTCGGGACATGATCGCCGCCCTCGAGGTCGTCGACGAGGCCCACCTCGGGCACCCCGAGGACTTCTTCGTCCCCGTGCGCGATATCGACCCGGACGTGATCGTGCTCGGGTTCGACCAGCACCACGACGAGGCCGCCCTCGCCGACGCGCTCGCGGCGGCTGGCATCGACGCGGAGGTGGCGCGTGCGACCGCCCGCGACCCGCGCTACGAGGGGGAACTCCTCTCGACGGGCGACATCGTCGACAAGTTGCTTCGCGAGCGCGACCGACGCTCGCACTCGGAACCGGAGTAGCGCGCTCGAAAACCGGAACGGCTCCCGGAACTGGCGAGGCCCGCGACCGCCGTCGAAACGGGGCCCGCGGGTAAGTCGGACATGTCACGCCTCCGCAAGCGTCGCCTGCCAGAGGTATGCCGGCGCGAGCGCGACGACGAGGGCGCCGAGGGCGACCGCGACGATCCCGAACGAGCGCAGCGTCGGCGCCGCCGCCAGCGCCCCGCGGAACGCCGCCGGCGTGCCGGCCGCGAGCAGGAGCGCCCCCGCGGCCCACAACCCGAACGCCCGCCGCGTGATCGCGTCGGGAACCCCGTCGCCGAGGCGGACGTACACCGCGACGAGGCCGATCCCCGCCGCCAGCGCGACGCCCGCGCCGACGAACGCGAGGACGACCGTGAGCAGCTGGAACGCCGGAAGCTGCGCGATCATCGCCGTCCCTCCGACCGCAGACGACGTCGGCGGGAGCAGTGCCGGGAGTGTTGCCGACGGTGTTGCTGCCGCCGGTCGGAGAGTCGCTGACGACCGGCGGGCGTCGGCGGACGCGGTGCGGCGACGAGCGACGACATCTGCGAGTTACAGTCGGTCGTACCGTTGGAGGCCGTGCCAGATGGCGTCGACCATCCGCGACTCGGCGTCCGCCTCCGGCTCGGTATCGTCGCCGGCGGCCGCCTCCTCCCAGCCGCGCGCGAGCGCGTCCTCGATCACGGCCAGCGAGTGGTTCTCGAAGTTGTTCATCCCGCGGAAGTCCTCCAGGGCCGCACGCTCGGGGGCGCCGAACGACGCGCTCGGTTCGGCGTCGAGAAAGCCCATATCCGCGAGCACCTCCGATACCGCCATCGCCGCCTCGCCCGACAGCTCCGCGGGGTCGTCGGGCTCCTCGCGGGCCAGGAGGGTCACGTCGTACAGCTTGAACACCCGCTCCAGTTCGTCGATCGGGCGCTCGTGGTCGTCGACGCGCACGTCGATCCAGCGGTCGTTCTTCCCGTCGTAGCCGCCCTCGGGCTTGGCGACGTACAGCGCGGCCGACTGCTCGCCGCGGGAGTCGCCGCCGGCGTCGTTGCCGGCGTGCAGCGCGGCGATGAGTCGCTCGGGGAGCCCGCCGTCGCCCCTCTCGAACGCCTCGGCCATCGCGTCGAGCGTCGCCTCGTTCTCGAGGATGTTCCCCTGCACCGTGTAGTGCTCACCCTGCCGGTCGCCGGAGACCGCGAAGCACTCCTCGCCGGTGAACGCCGCCGGCTCGCTGTCGAGGTCGACGACTCCGACCTGCCGCTGTGCGGCCTCCTCGTCGGCGGCAGTGAGCGCCTCGATGGCCTCGGCCGGGGTGTGACCCTCGCGGAGGAGGTCGAGCCCGTCCGGCCCGTACGCGACGTTGGCGAAGCTCTGGGTCGCGACCGCGCCCGCGTCGGCCGAGACGAACGGGACGACGGCGCCGACGGAGACGAACTTCGACTGGACGGCGACGCCGACGGCGTCCGTCTCCGGGTCGCGCGCCGCGATGGAGAACGTCATGCCGTGAGTGGACCCTCGGCGGCGACAAAAGCGTGCCGGGGTGCGGGACGGCCGTGTGTGCGACCCCGGGGGATCTGGCGGCCGAACCCGCGCGTGTCGGTCGAACGCGGCGGGCTCAGTCCGCCGTCCGGGCGGTCCGGATCCGGATCACGAGACGTGTTCGATGAGTTCGACGATGGAGCCGGCCGGGTCGACGAGGAACGCGATCCGGAGGTCGCCGAAGCGCTCGGGGCCCATCACCCAGTCGACGCCGGAGCCGACGCCGTCGATCGCCTCGCGCGCATCGTCGATGTCGTCGACGACGAACCCGAAGTGGAGCAGACCGTTCGGCATCGACGCCACGTCGCCGGTCGCCTCGTACGGCGCCCGGTCGAAGACGTACACGCGCTTGTCGGCCACCTCCAGGGCGACGTGATCGACGGCCGTCGGGCCCTCGCCGTCCTCCGCGCGTCCACGCTCGATGATCGTTCCGTCGAACGGCTCCTCGTAGAACGCCGCCGTCGCGTCCACGTCGTCGGCCTTCAGCGCCACGTGAAAGAACGAGTTCGGTGTCACGGTCGACCCCTCACAGCCCGGGACCAAGTCGTTGCCGGCGGCGACCAGGTTACCGGGCCGCCGCGGCGACGAGGCGTTTTTCACCGTCCCGGCGGAACGTGCGACCATGGAAGTCCGGGGCGAGCGCGAGTGTACGGAGTGCGGGACCCGCTGGTCGTACTTCGAGACGGGGAGCGTCGCCTGTCCGGACTGCGGAAGCCTCCGGAGCGTGGGCACCGGCGAGCGCCGCAAACACACCGACGCGCCGGCGGAGATAGACCTGACCTCCGTGCTGGCGCGGCTCGACGACACGCCGCTTTCGGACCTCGTCGACGAGATCAAAGCCGAGTGTCGGACGTACCTCCGCAAGCGGGGGTTCATCCGCGGGGGCGAGCTCGCGCCGCTGGACGACGCGTACCTCGCGGTCGCCGAACTCCGCCACGCGGCCGACGTGTACGGCCGGATCGCCGGCCCGGGCGGCGGGCGCGCGGACGCGACGATCCACGACGGGGACCGGGGTCCCGAGGGCGCCAGCCCCGGCGTCACCGACGACGAGGAGTGGTACCTCACGACGTTGCTGCGGTCGGCCGACACGGGCGAGCGCCCGGACGCCGACGACGTGCCCCCGCGGATGCACGAGGCGCGCGGGCTCGCCGCCGCGGAGGCCGCCCTGGAGTACCGGACGGACGTGTCGACGTACCTCGACGAGCACCCGGACCCCGAGGCGAACCGAACGCTCGGCGCGATCCGCGACCGCGCGAAGCGGATCGACGCGCTCGGCGGCGACGTGGAGCCGGCCGAGGCCGACGCGCTCGTCGCCGCCGCCGCGGAGCTGGGTCGCTATCTCATCGCCGGCGACGAGGACGCGCTGGCGAGCGCACGAGAGCGGCTGGAACGAATGAACTGAGTCGCCACGGCTGCCGGAAACCCGAACCGGAGAAACGGTGGTAGTGTCTACGGGAGGTCGATCTCGACGCCGTGCTGCTCGCTCGCGGCCTTCACCGTGTTGTAGAGCAACATCGCGCGCGTCATCGGGCCGACGCCGCCGGGAACGGGCGTGATGGCGCCCGCCTTGTCCGCGACCTCGTCGTAGGCCACGTCGCCGACGAGCGTCGACTCGCCGTCGCGCTCGACGCGGTTGATCCCCACGTCGATGACGGTCGCCCCCTCTGAGATCATGTCCGCGGTGATGAACTCGGGGATGCCCGCGGCGGCGACGACGATGTCCGCCCGGCGGGTGTGGCTCGCGAGGTCGTCGGTCCGCGAGTGACACACCGTCGTGGTCGCGTTGCCGCCCTCCCCGCGGCCGAACAGGAGGTTCGCCATCGGCTTGCCGACGATGTCCGAGCGGCCGACGACGACCGCCTCCTTCCCCTCGGGGTCCACGCCCGCGGCCGCGAGCAGGCGCTGGATGCCGTGGGGCGTGCAGGGCTTGAACCGCGGGTTGCCGGCGACGAGTCGGCCGACGTTCTCCGGGTGGAACCCGTCGACGTCCTTCGCGGGGTCGACCGACCGGAGGACGCGCCGGGTGTCGACCTGATCGACGACGGGCATCTGCACGAGGACGCCGTGGACCGAGTCGTCGGCGTTCAGCTCGTCGACGGTGTCGTACAGCTCCTCGGCCGGGGCGTCGTCGTCCACGTCGACGTGGATGCCGTCGATGCCGACCTCCTCGCAGTCGTTCTGCTTCATCGAGACGTACGTCTCGCTGGCGGGGTCGTCGCTCATCAGCACGGTCGCCAGCGCCGGCTCGACGCCCGCCCGTTTCAGCGTCTCCACGCAGTCGGCGACGCCGTCGCGGATCTCGGCGGCGACGGCGTTGCCGTCGATGTCGGTCATGGTCGATGGGGCGGCGGCGACGCCTAAGAATCCTCGGGTTCGTGCACAACAGGGCGTCGGGGGAGAGAGTAACTATGCGAAAACGTGGATCGAACGGGCGATCAGTCGGCGATCGCCTACTCGTACAGCGGGTGCGCGTCGGTCAGCTCGTCGA
Protein-coding sequences here:
- a CDS encoding DHH family phosphoesterase; protein product: MSDSAAGEPGENGEGDSRPVVYELDPACTLADVDVGARYRAEVNGVVDYGVFVDVSDEVSGLLHESNLDGDTFAVGDELVVVLEELKENGDVSFDLADVDLADANVLAVEHEPEIVAIADATVGDAVTVEGEISQIKQTGGPTIFHVADETGVMAAAAFEEAGVRAYPEVEIGDVVRVSGSVETHEGTTQLEVDDIAVLDGETAAAARERLDEAMRERAEPESVDPLVDWPAFEKLRPELEDLARTLRRTVLEGRPIRIRHHADGDGMCAAIPVQLALENFIEEVHEGDDAARHTLKRLPSKAPFYEMEDVTRDLNFALEGRARHGQKLPFLLMLDNGSTEEDVPAYKNLAHYDVPIAVVDHHHPDPEAVNDLLDAHVNPYLHDEDYRITTGMMCVELARLIDPSVTDELRHVPAVAGLSDRSKAEVMDEFVDLADAAGYDREDIEDIGEALDYAAHWLRYSEGKTLVSDVLDVGSDDADRHRDLVEFLSTRAERDVEEQLDAVEPHVEHERLDSDAHLYRIDLENFAKRFTYPAPGKTTGELHDRKVRATGEPVITIGYGPDFAVLRSDGVRLDIPQMVTELNEEVVGGGVSGGGHLVVGSIKFVEGRREDVIDALVDKMADAELDEELSTTVELDD
- a CDS encoding Mov34/MPN/PAD-1 family protein, producing MRLFRSSELLGIAAETLTFALEASRDTHPNEYMGFLRATDARDLGLDRKGQVITDVLVIPGTTSTPESATVREHMKPNSSRAVGSIHSHPNGVLRPSDADLATFHAGEVHVILGAPYERDCWRAFDSDGDPRDLDVIDVALPEDEAFFDFDQTDIDAELYDE
- a CDS encoding DUF1028 domain-containing protein, giving the protein MTFSIAARDPETDAVGVAVQSKFVSVGAVVPFVSADAGAVATQSFANVAYGPDGLDLLREGHTPAEAIEALTAADEEAAQRQVGVVDLDSEPAAFTGEECFAVSGDRQGEHYTVQGNILENEATLDAMAEAFERGDGGLPERLIAALHAGNDAGGDSRGEQSAALYVAKPEGGYDGKNDRWIDVRVDDHERPIDELERVFKLYDVTLLAREEPDDPAELSGEAAMAVSEVLADMGFLDAEPSASFGAPERAALEDFRGMNNFENHSLAVIEDALARGWEEAAAGDDTEPEADAESRMVDAIWHGLQRYDRL
- a CDS encoding tetrahydrofolate dehydrogenase/cyclohydrolase catalytic domain-containing protein — encoded protein: MTDIDGNAVAAEIRDGVADCVETLKRAGVEPALATVLMSDDPASETYVSMKQNDCEEVGIDGIHVDVDDDAPAEELYDTVDELNADDSVHGVLVQMPVVDQVDTRRVLRSVDPAKDVDGFHPENVGRLVAGNPRFKPCTPHGIQRLLAAAGVDPEGKEAVVVGRSDIVGKPMANLLFGRGEGGNATTTVCHSRTDDLASHTRRADIVVAAAGIPEFITADMISEGATVIDVGINRVERDGESTLVGDVAYDEVADKAGAITPVPGGVGPMTRAMLLYNTVKAASEQHGVEIDLP
- a CDS encoding DUF7117 family protein; this translates as MEVRGERECTECGTRWSYFETGSVACPDCGSLRSVGTGERRKHTDAPAEIDLTSVLARLDDTPLSDLVDEIKAECRTYLRKRGFIRGGELAPLDDAYLAVAELRHAADVYGRIAGPGGGRADATIHDGDRGPEGASPGVTDDEEWYLTTLLRSADTGERPDADDVPPRMHEARGLAAAEAALEYRTDVSTYLDEHPDPEANRTLGAIRDRAKRIDALGGDVEPAEADALVAAAAELGRYLIAGDEDALASARERLERMN
- a CDS encoding VOC family protein, which produces MVARSAGTVKNASSPRRPGNLVAAGNDLVPGCEGSTVTPNSFFHVALKADDVDATAAFYEEPFDGTIIERGRAEDGEGPTAVDHVALEVADKRVYVFDRAPYEATGDVASMPNGLLHFGFVVDDIDDAREAIDGVGSGVDWVMGPERFGDLRIAFLVDPAGSIVELIEHVS
- a CDS encoding adenylyltransferase/cytidyltransferase family protein is translated as MSEGPDGGRREDGSDADGDDGPRIALAQGTFDILHPGHLHYLEDAAARGDELHVIVARRDNVTHKPKPVCPDRQRRDMIAALEVVDEAHLGHPEDFFVPVRDIDPDVIVLGFDQHHDEAALADALAAAGIDAEVARATARDPRYEGELLSTGDIVDKLLRERDRRSHSEPE
- a CDS encoding phospholipase D-like domain-containing protein, whose product is MARSIAAVVFALLLLGATASATATAAAAAPAPTTATPTPPSPSPPAAVATAPKSPAASTGEPTAPRIVGLLPNPVADDDAGEYVYLRLPAGNWSLDDGEDVVTIRQRQPGTVVVTADPGALVDTPDGCVVARGLALSNTGERVVLRRGGANGTVVDAVEYGRAPEGERWARGGDPRWRPVGFDPREPVSLGAANATAFVLPDAPGEAVVPIRAADDRVLLAGYTFASERVADELIAAHERGVSVRVLLEGGPVGGISTRQAELLDALVAAGVEVRVVSGTRARFRYHHAKYAVADDAAVVLTENWKPSGTGGGDSRGWGVTLRSPRVADALADLFRADAGWRDAVPWERYRAGRSFEPVEAATGSYPTRHAPADVRAEHVRLLTAPGNAESAVVATIDDAVARVDVLQPTVDDGSLLASLRRAAERGVRVRLLLSNAWYVAERNAALVADLNRWADAADVPFKARVAEPSGRYGKVHAKGVVADDTALVGSLNWNPTSARENREVVVALEGEAIAGYYRESFEADWRAGGGRWDDLPPAVAVAAVGAVAGAALFVRRRLTFDDSAENDGIDRPGPIG